From a region of the Oceanibaculum nanhaiense genome:
- a CDS encoding ABC transporter ATP-binding protein has product MSEAAADMPALALNGVIRRFEQAGRPLEVLRGVNLTVQPGEMVALVGPSGAGKSTLLQIAGLLERPTSGEVLIGGHSCGRMGDAARTEMRRHSIGFVYQFHHLLPEFSALENVVLPQLIAGLSRKEAVDRAHELLAMVGLAEREDHRPARLSGGEQQRVAIVRAMANVPKLLLADEPTGNLDPHTAEDVFAHLTRICRAVRLGALIATHNLDLAARMDRILEMRDGLVVEYSR; this is encoded by the coding sequence ATGAGTGAGGCCGCTGCCGATATGCCGGCTCTGGCGCTGAATGGAGTAATCCGCCGGTTCGAGCAGGCCGGGCGACCGCTTGAGGTGCTGCGCGGCGTCAATCTTACGGTGCAGCCGGGGGAGATGGTGGCGCTGGTCGGGCCGTCCGGCGCCGGCAAATCGACGCTGCTGCAGATCGCCGGCCTGCTGGAACGCCCAACCTCCGGCGAGGTGCTGATCGGCGGCCATTCCTGCGGGCGCATGGGCGACGCTGCGCGCACCGAGATGCGCCGCCACTCGATCGGTTTCGTCTATCAGTTCCATCACCTGCTGCCGGAATTCTCCGCGCTGGAGAATGTCGTGCTGCCGCAGCTTATCGCCGGCCTCAGCCGCAAGGAGGCGGTGGACAGGGCGCACGAGCTGCTGGCCATGGTCGGGCTGGCCGAGCGCGAGGATCACCGTCCGGCGCGGCTGTCCGGTGGCGAACAACAGCGGGTCGCCATCGTGCGCGCCATGGCCAACGTGCCGAAGCTGCTGCTGGCCGACGAACCGACCGGCAATCTCGACCCGCACACCGCCGAGGACGTGTTCGCCCATCTGACGCGGATCTGCCGGGCGGTTAGGCTGGGTGCGCTGATCGCCACCCACAATCTCGACCTCGCAGCCCGAATGGACCGCATTCTGGAAATGCGCGACGGGCTGGTTGTGGAATACAGCCGCTAG
- a CDS encoding M91 family zinc metallopeptidase, which yields MLRMLSRTGRPGVLQRQINAPGGFAALNGQSQSLTAIVGLVTRYNRFCARIPTYQRLQMLSQIRDSLHRWLVTNIQHMDRDILLDLLDQVRAEHQRIIATTGATDQIYALNDGNGEAQQLWGMLVGGQGRVIIDATDYGRLIQTGVRQTVPNFRARMLSSLAVLLETPEGRKLIRKLLNSPQTVRLVPLTPRTQQALTLMQQQVALNRQTQPGARGFQVGNPPILPPPVHGGNSPGLTFADPVPFIRQNGFDVNAYIGAVVGARANMDLNGGTLPPLNGGVPQGSAAIVAIDPNLDDSGAFAVNATTGQPLTTPLFLTLAHELLHAKRIMRGRSRSGPAPIPAFNNAEEYRTIAGPNSSENRFRTAYGLGTRFGHGGGLRNQLALPQGHQLVLYQPPPQVPQQMALVPYQAPGNGQMVPYVAPPQGPQQMALVPYQPQNLALVPYRPPAARLPLAIMPPPQLPMIGWH from the coding sequence ATGCTGCGCATGCTCAGCAGGACGGGCCGGCCTGGGGTCCTCCAACGCCAGATTAACGCTCCTGGCGGTTTTGCTGCCTTAAATGGCCAGTCGCAGTCACTGACGGCCATCGTTGGATTGGTCACGCGTTACAATCGCTTCTGCGCAAGAATTCCCACCTATCAGCGGCTGCAGATGCTGAGCCAGATTCGCGATTCGCTGCATCGCTGGCTGGTAACAAACATTCAGCATATGGACCGTGACATTTTGCTCGACCTATTGGACCAGGTTCGTGCCGAGCATCAGCGGATCATCGCGACCACCGGCGCGACAGATCAAATCTATGCACTTAACGACGGGAATGGCGAGGCACAGCAACTATGGGGAATGCTTGTAGGCGGTCAGGGGAGGGTGATCATTGACGCGACGGATTACGGCCGTTTGATTCAAACCGGAGTCCGACAGACCGTACCGAATTTTCGTGCCCGCATGCTAAGCAGCCTTGCGGTGCTGTTAGAGACGCCGGAAGGGCGAAAGCTGATCCGCAAGCTGTTGAACAGTCCGCAAACGGTTCGACTGGTGCCGTTGACGCCACGGACGCAGCAGGCGTTGACCCTGATGCAGCAGCAGGTCGCTCTCAACCGCCAGACGCAACCGGGGGCAAGGGGGTTCCAGGTTGGGAATCCGCCTATTCTGCCGCCCCCCGTACATGGCGGTAATTCTCCTGGGCTAACTTTCGCCGATCCTGTGCCGTTTATTAGGCAGAATGGATTCGATGTTAATGCCTATATCGGCGCTGTTGTTGGCGCGCGCGCCAATATGGACCTAAATGGGGGGACGCTGCCGCCGTTGAATGGCGGCGTGCCGCAAGGCTCCGCCGCGATCGTTGCAATCGATCCCAATCTTGACGATTCCGGAGCGTTTGCCGTCAACGCTACGACCGGACAACCCTTGACTACGCCTTTGTTCCTGACGTTGGCGCACGAGTTACTGCATGCCAAACGTATCATGCGTGGCAGGTCACGCTCCGGTCCGGCACCGATTCCAGCTTTCAACAATGCGGAGGAATATCGGACCATCGCCGGGCCGAATTCTTCAGAAAATCGCTTTAGAACGGCCTATGGTCTTGGCACGCGATTCGGACATGGTGGCGGTCTGCGTAACCAACTTGCCCTGCCACAAGGACATCAACTTGTCCTCTACCAGCCGCCGCCTCAGGTGCCACAGCAAATGGCCCTCGTGCCGTACCAAGCGCCGGGCAACGGCCAGATGGTCCCTTATGTCGCGCCACCACAAGGCCCGCAACAGATGGCGCTGGTGCCGTACCAGCCACAGAATCTGGCGCTGGTTCCGTACAGGCCGCCGGCTGCGCGACTACCCCTGGCGATCATGCCGCCGCCACAACTGCCGATGATCGGTTGGCACTAA
- the dnaE gene encoding DNA polymerase III subunit alpha, with product MSSHADFVHLRVHSAYSLSEGALKIKELVGLCQEHRMPAVAVTDTANMFGALEFAGAATGAGVQPIIGCQVNLRREQKVDPRMPNGNGNGHTTPPPDQLVLLVQEEAGYRNLMKLVSKSFLETPTGELPQIAFADLEAHNAGLLCFTGGPAGPVGRLLLESQRDAATALMKRLAELFPGRLYVELMRHGLNAERRIEGALLELAYAQDLPLVATNDCFFANEAMYEAHDALLCIAEGTYVVEEKRRRLTPEHRFKSAAEMRALFADLPEAVDNTVQIARRCAYFPEKIAPILPPYDTGEGRDEASELRVQAMAGLDRRLPVHVFTPEMDEAAREAAAKPYRERLDFELNVINQMGFPGYFLIVADFIQWAKDEGIPVGPGRGSGAGSVVAWALTITDLDPLRWNLLFERFLNPERVSMPDFDIDFCQERRDEVIRYVQRKYGTDKVAQIITFGKLQARAVLRDVGRVLQLPYGQVDRICKLVPNNPANPVTLAEAIAGEPELQRQRDEDQTVGQMISMGLKLEGLYRHASTHAAGVVIGDRPLDELVPLYRDPRSDMPVTQFNMKYVESAGLVKFDFLGLKTLSVLAMAERLIRARGVEIDLATIPLEDAKTFKMLSRGDATGVFQLESSGMRDVLRKLQPDRFEDIIAVVALYRPGPMDNIPSYINRKHGKEAPDYLYPSLETILNETYGIMIYQEQVMQIAQVLSGYSLGSADLLRRAMGKKIKEEMDDQRKLFVDGAVERGVPANKASDIFDQVAKFAGYGFNKSHAAAYALVAYQTAYLKANYPVEFLAASMTFDMGNTDKLNVFRQELQRLDIGLLPPDINRSEVVFSVERAKPEDKGAIRYALAAVKNVGAQAMGLVVEERRQAGPFKSLGDFAQRADPRSLNKRQLENLVASGAFDGLEKNRAKLYEGLETLLRHASAAAQDRTSSQVSLFAGAANETPTIPLRERPDWPIMEKLQYEFDALGFYLSAHPLDAYGTSLQRIEVVESANLLPLLAASGGSKRVKLAGNLVSKQERMSKSGNRFAFVTLTDRAGVFEVTLFSEILATSRELIESGQPLLVTADARAEGESYRLLANAIEPLDRAVANAVTGLKVFLRDEAPLTHLKTLFQSQGQGRGRVRFVLDIEEQEVELVLPGSYQINAGMRAAIKSIPGIVDVRDI from the coding sequence ATGTCCAGTCATGCCGATTTCGTCCATCTGCGCGTCCATTCCGCCTATTCGCTGTCGGAAGGCGCGCTGAAAATCAAGGAACTGGTGGGGCTCTGCCAGGAGCACCGGATGCCGGCCGTGGCCGTCACCGACACCGCCAACATGTTCGGCGCGCTGGAGTTTGCCGGCGCCGCGACCGGGGCGGGCGTGCAGCCGATCATCGGCTGCCAGGTCAATCTGCGCCGTGAGCAGAAGGTCGATCCCCGTATGCCAAACGGCAATGGCAACGGCCACACGACACCGCCGCCCGACCAGCTGGTGCTGCTGGTGCAGGAAGAGGCCGGCTACCGCAACCTGATGAAGCTGGTCAGCAAATCCTTCCTGGAGACGCCGACCGGCGAACTGCCACAGATCGCCTTCGCCGATCTGGAGGCCCACAATGCCGGACTGCTGTGTTTCACCGGCGGCCCGGCGGGGCCGGTCGGCCGGTTGCTGCTGGAAAGCCAGCGCGACGCCGCGACCGCGTTGATGAAGCGGCTGGCGGAACTCTTCCCCGGCCGGCTCTATGTCGAGCTGATGCGCCATGGACTGAATGCCGAGCGCCGCATCGAAGGGGCCTTGCTGGAACTTGCCTATGCGCAGGATCTGCCGCTGGTCGCCACCAACGACTGCTTCTTTGCCAATGAGGCGATGTACGAGGCGCATGATGCCTTGCTGTGCATCGCCGAGGGCACCTATGTCGTCGAGGAGAAGCGCCGCCGCCTGACGCCGGAGCATCGCTTCAAATCAGCCGCCGAGATGCGCGCGCTGTTCGCCGATCTGCCGGAGGCTGTCGATAACACCGTTCAGATCGCCCGCCGCTGCGCCTATTTTCCGGAGAAGATCGCGCCAATCCTGCCGCCCTACGATACCGGCGAGGGCCGGGACGAGGCCAGCGAACTGCGCGTGCAGGCCATGGCCGGGCTGGACCGGCGGCTGCCGGTGCATGTCTTCACGCCGGAGATGGACGAGGCGGCCCGCGAGGCGGCGGCGAAACCCTATCGCGAACGGCTCGATTTCGAGCTGAACGTGATCAACCAGATGGGCTTTCCGGGCTACTTCCTGATCGTCGCCGACTTCATCCAATGGGCGAAGGACGAGGGGATTCCGGTCGGGCCGGGCCGCGGTTCGGGTGCCGGTTCGGTGGTCGCCTGGGCGCTGACCATCACCGATCTTGACCCGTTGCGCTGGAACCTGCTGTTCGAGCGGTTCCTGAATCCCGAACGTGTCTCCATGCCTGACTTCGATATCGATTTCTGTCAGGAGCGGCGTGACGAGGTCATCCGCTACGTGCAGCGCAAATACGGCACCGACAAGGTCGCGCAGATCATCACCTTCGGTAAGCTGCAGGCCCGCGCGGTGCTGCGCGATGTCGGGCGGGTCCTGCAATTGCCCTATGGCCAGGTGGACCGTATCTGCAAGCTGGTGCCGAACAATCCAGCCAACCCGGTAACGCTGGCCGAGGCCATTGCCGGCGAGCCGGAACTGCAGCGCCAGCGCGACGAGGACCAGACCGTCGGCCAGATGATCTCCATGGGGCTGAAGCTGGAAGGGCTGTACCGCCACGCCTCCACCCATGCCGCCGGCGTGGTGATCGGCGACCGGCCGCTGGACGAGCTGGTGCCGCTGTACCGCGATCCGCGCTCCGACATGCCGGTCACCCAGTTCAACATGAAATATGTCGAATCGGCGGGGCTGGTTAAGTTCGACTTCCTTGGGCTGAAGACGCTCTCCGTCCTGGCGATGGCGGAGCGGCTGATCCGCGCGCGCGGCGTGGAGATCGACCTGGCGACGATCCCGCTGGAGGATGCGAAGACATTCAAGATGCTGAGCCGCGGCGATGCGACCGGCGTGTTCCAGCTTGAAAGTTCGGGCATGCGCGACGTGCTGCGCAAGCTTCAGCCCGACCGGTTCGAGGACATCATCGCGGTCGTGGCGCTGTACCGCCCCGGCCCGATGGACAACATCCCCAGCTACATCAACCGCAAGCATGGGAAGGAAGCGCCGGACTATCTCTATCCCAGCCTGGAAACGATCCTGAACGAGACCTACGGGATCATGATCTACCAGGAACAGGTGATGCAGATCGCCCAGGTGCTGTCGGGCTACAGCCTGGGCAGTGCCGACCTGCTGCGCCGCGCCATGGGCAAGAAGATCAAGGAGGAGATGGACGACCAGCGCAAGCTGTTCGTCGATGGCGCGGTGGAACGCGGCGTGCCGGCCAACAAGGCTTCGGACATCTTCGATCAGGTGGCGAAATTCGCCGGCTACGGCTTTAACAAGAGCCATGCGGCGGCCTATGCGCTGGTTGCCTACCAGACGGCCTATCTGAAGGCGAATTACCCGGTCGAATTCCTCGCCGCCTCGATGACCTTCGACATGGGCAACACCGACAAGCTGAATGTGTTCCGCCAGGAATTGCAGCGCCTCGACATCGGCCTGCTGCCGCCGGACATCAACCGTTCCGAGGTGGTGTTCTCGGTCGAGCGCGCGAAGCCGGAAGACAAGGGGGCCATCCGCTACGCCCTGGCGGCGGTGAAGAATGTCGGCGCGCAGGCGATGGGGCTGGTGGTGGAGGAACGGCGGCAGGCCGGCCCCTTCAAAAGCCTTGGGGATTTCGCGCAGCGCGCCGACCCGCGCAGCCTGAACAAGCGGCAGCTGGAAAATCTGGTCGCCTCCGGTGCCTTTGACGGGCTGGAGAAGAATCGCGCCAAACTTTATGAGGGGCTGGAAACCCTGTTGCGCCATGCCAGTGCCGCGGCGCAGGACCGCACCAGCAGCCAGGTCAGCCTGTTCGCCGGTGCCGCCAACGAGACCCCGACCATTCCGCTGCGCGAGCGCCCGGACTGGCCGATCATGGAGAAGCTGCAATACGAGTTCGATGCGCTGGGCTTCTATCTCTCGGCGCATCCGCTGGATGCCTACGGCACCTCGCTGCAACGCATCGAGGTTGTCGAATCCGCCAACCTGCTGCCCTTGCTGGCCGCCAGCGGCGGCTCCAAGCGGGTGAAGCTGGCCGGCAATCTGGTCAGCAAGCAGGAACGCATGTCGAAATCCGGCAACCGCTTCGCGTTCGTCACGCTGACCGACCGCGCCGGCGTGTTCGAGGTGACGCTGTTCTCGGAAATCCTGGCGACCAGCCGGGAGCTGATCGAGAGCGGCCAGCCGTTGCTGGTGACGGCCGATGCGCGGGCGGAGGGCGAGAGCTACCGGCTGCTCGCCAACGCCATCGAACCGCTGGACCGCGCCGTGGCGAACGCGGTGACCGGGCTGAAAGTGTTCCTGCGTGACGAGGCGCCGCTGACGCATCTGAAGACCCTGTTCCAGAGCCAGGGGCAGGGCAGGGGGCGGGTACGTTTCGTGCTTGATATCGAGGAGCAGGAGGTCGAGCTGGTCCTGCCGGGCAGCTATCAGATCAATGCCGG
- a CDS encoding lipoprotein-releasing ABC transporter permease subunit, whose product MIFSAFERMVAFRYLRARRQEGFISVIAGFSLLGIALGVATLIIVMSVMNGFRAELLGRILGVNGHLTIFAQQGPLPGYAGMVDQVRLVEGVAMAFPQVEGQVMATANGVASGALVKGMRREDVQRRALLSDAIMAGSLDAFEGNDAVMIGTRMAQRMNLTVGNQITLISPQSNPTAFGSIPRLKSYKIAALFEVGMYEYDNSFVYMPMDAAQTFFRLGDAVTGIDILLDDPDAVRDIREAISTAIGPGKRLYDWQQANSSFFTAIQVERNVMFLILTLIILVAAFNIISSMIMLVKDKGRDIAVLRTMGASKGMIMRIFFMTGASIGVVGTLAGFVLGLVFCLNIESIRKGVEFLTGTELFSAEIYFLSRLPAKVDSGEVVTVVLMALILSFLATIYPAWRAARQDPVEALRYE is encoded by the coding sequence ATGATCTTCTCCGCCTTTGAGCGCATGGTCGCCTTCCGCTATCTGCGCGCGCGCCGGCAGGAGGGGTTCATCTCGGTCATCGCGGGGTTCTCGCTGCTGGGCATTGCGCTTGGCGTGGCGACGCTGATCATCGTCATGTCGGTGATGAACGGCTTCCGGGCGGAGCTGCTGGGCCGCATCCTCGGTGTGAACGGCCATCTGACGATCTTCGCGCAGCAGGGGCCGCTGCCCGGCTATGCCGGCATGGTCGATCAAGTGCGGCTGGTCGAGGGCGTGGCGATGGCCTTCCCGCAGGTCGAGGGGCAGGTGATGGCGACCGCCAATGGCGTGGCCTCCGGCGCGCTGGTGAAGGGCATGCGGCGCGAGGATGTGCAGCGCCGCGCGCTGCTGTCGGACGCCATCATGGCGGGATCGCTTGACGCGTTCGAGGGCAATGACGCGGTGATGATCGGCACGCGCATGGCGCAGCGCATGAATCTGACGGTCGGCAACCAGATCACCCTGATCAGCCCGCAATCGAACCCGACCGCCTTCGGCTCGATCCCGCGATTGAAATCCTACAAGATCGCCGCCCTGTTCGAGGTCGGCATGTACGAATACGACAACAGTTTCGTCTATATGCCGATGGACGCGGCGCAGACCTTCTTCCGGCTGGGCGACGCAGTGACCGGCATCGATATATTGCTCGACGATCCGGACGCGGTGCGCGACATCCGCGAGGCGATCTCCACCGCCATCGGGCCGGGCAAGCGGCTGTATGACTGGCAGCAGGCCAATTCCAGCTTCTTCACTGCGATCCAGGTGGAACGCAACGTCATGTTCCTGATCCTGACGCTGATCATCCTGGTGGCCGCCTTCAACATCATCTCCAGCATGATCATGCTGGTGAAGGACAAGGGCAGGGACATCGCCGTGCTGCGCACCATGGGCGCGTCCAAGGGCATGATCATGCGCATCTTCTTCATGACGGGGGCCTCCATCGGCGTGGTCGGCACGCTGGCCGGCTTCGTGCTGGGGCTGGTGTTCTGCCTGAACATCGAGAGCATCCGGAAGGGCGTCGAGTTCCTGACCGGGACCGAGCTGTTCTCGGCGGAGATCTATTTCCTGTCGCGCCTGCCGGCGAAGGTGGATAGCGGCGAGGTGGTCACCGTGGTGCTGATGGCGCTGATCCTGTCCTTCCTGGCGACGATCTATCCGGCCTGGCGCGCGGCGCGGCAGGACCCGGTGGAGGCCCTGCGCTATGAGTGA